The stretch of DNA AAACCATGCGTGATCGCGATCCCATTGATTTTTACATGAACAGCCTGGTGCCCATGGTGGTCGAAACCACCAACCGCGGCGAACGGGCGTACGACATCTATTCCCGACTGCTCAAAGAGCGCATCATTTTTCTGACTGGCGGCGTGGAAGATCATGTCTCCAGCCTGATCTGCGCACAGCTGCTGTTTTTGGAAAGCGAAAACCCCACCAAGGATATTTCGTTTTACATCAACTCGCCCGGCGGCGTGGTGACGTCCGGTCTCGCCATTTATGACACCATGCAATACATCCGCCCCAAGGTTTCGACCGTGTGTATCGGTCAAGCCGCCTCCATGGGCTCTTTGT from Magnetovibrio sp. PR-2 encodes:
- the clpP gene encoding ATP-dependent Clp endopeptidase proteolytic subunit ClpP is translated as MRDRDPIDFYMNSLVPMVVETTNRGERAYDIYSRLLKERIIFLTGGVEDHVSSLICAQLLFLESENPTKDISFYINSPGGVVTSGLAIYDTMQYIRPKVSTVCIGQAASMGSLLLAAGEEGMRYALPNARVMIHQPSGGAQGQATDIEIQAKEILSLRARLNDIYVKHTGQKLSDIEDAMERDKFLSPQEAKDFGLIDEVVDTRPDEADADDDAGKSDD